Proteins found in one Brachyspira murdochii DSM 12563 genomic segment:
- a CDS encoding DUF6290 family protein — protein MVLELPSTLKKNIENIAKEKNISESKLIENAIIEYLEDYYDYKIILEAEERLKKGEELYSIDEVKKDLNIK, from the coding sequence ATGGTATTAGAACTTCCTTCAACACTAAAAAAAAATATAGAAAATATTGCCAAAGAAAAGAATATATCTGAAAGTAAATTGATAGAAAATGCTATTATAGAATATTTAGAAGATTATTATGATTATAAAATTATTTTAGAAGCAGAAGAAAGATTAAAAAAAGGTGAAGAATTATATTCTATTGATGAAGTAAAAAAAGATTTAAATATAAAATGA
- the ligA gene encoding NAD-dependent DNA ligase LigA: MNKEEAKQKIKQLTETINYHNKLYYTDDNPEIEDYEYDKLFRELENLEREFPELKKDDSPTNKVGGTILEKFEKFEHPIAMYSLSNVMNEEEFLDFDNRMQRELDASNIKYTVENKFDGLALELIYEKGKLTVASTRGDGQVGENVTNNVKMMSNVPKSIKEKNKLIVRGEALITKKDFEALNKEREELEEIPFANARNAASGGLRQLDSAESKKRRLKFFAYQIANYKDFDLTNEYKSMEFLSDLGFTVEGVHPNIDAKKVLETYYDIQEKRSKMDYEIDGLVIKVDDVKYQEKLGFLSRAPRFAVAFKFKPEEKETVLKNIEVQVGRTGALTPVAKLEPVQVGGVTVSNVTLHNPNEIKSKDIRIGDTVVVIRSGDVIPKITRVVLEKRPEDSKPFEFPKKCPVCGGDTAVTDGDVIVRCINEECPSKITRYIEYFVSKPAMNMERIGKEWIAVFTKSGLVKTPADLYKITRDDLFKFERMGDKLASYMLESIENSKNTTLKRFIYALGIRQVGETTADLLAKYFTSIENFKKAAIEDLQNIEGIGEISAKSIYDFLHNERTLKLIDDLLAAGVNPVFEKVVTVESPLTGKNVVITGSIEGFTRTSAKEAAERLGAAVQSAVSKNTDILIVGEKAGSKLKKAQDLGIAIMEADEFIKLANS, encoded by the coding sequence ATGAATAAAGAAGAAGCTAAACAAAAAATAAAACAATTAACAGAAACTATTAATTACCATAATAAACTTTATTATACAGATGATAACCCTGAAATAGAAGATTATGAATACGATAAACTTTTTAGAGAATTAGAAAATCTTGAAAGAGAGTTTCCAGAATTAAAAAAAGATGACAGTCCTACAAATAAGGTTGGAGGCACTATATTAGAAAAGTTTGAAAAGTTTGAACACCCAATTGCAATGTACTCTCTTTCTAATGTTATGAACGAAGAGGAGTTTTTGGACTTTGATAATAGAATGCAAAGAGAGCTTGATGCTAGTAATATTAAATACACCGTAGAAAATAAATTTGACGGACTTGCTTTAGAGCTTATTTATGAAAAAGGAAAACTCACAGTAGCAAGCACAAGAGGAGACGGACAAGTTGGAGAGAATGTTACCAATAATGTTAAGATGATGAGCAATGTTCCTAAAAGCATAAAAGAAAAAAATAAACTCATTGTAAGAGGCGAAGCATTAATAACAAAAAAAGATTTTGAAGCATTAAATAAAGAAAGAGAAGAGCTTGAAGAGATACCTTTTGCCAATGCAAGAAATGCTGCCTCAGGCGGATTAAGACAATTAGACAGTGCAGAAAGTAAAAAAAGAAGATTAAAATTCTTTGCATATCAAATAGCTAATTATAAAGATTTTGATTTAACTAATGAATATAAATCAATGGAGTTTTTATCCGATTTAGGTTTTACAGTGGAAGGAGTACATCCAAATATTGACGCTAAAAAAGTATTAGAAACTTATTATGATATACAGGAAAAAAGAAGCAAAATGGATTATGAGATTGACGGGCTTGTAATAAAAGTTGATGATGTGAAATATCAGGAGAAATTGGGATTTTTATCACGTGCTCCAAGATTTGCAGTAGCTTTTAAATTCAAACCCGAAGAGAAAGAAACAGTTTTAAAGAATATTGAAGTGCAGGTTGGACGAACTGGAGCATTAACACCAGTTGCCAAATTAGAGCCTGTTCAAGTTGGAGGCGTTACTGTTTCTAATGTTACACTTCATAATCCTAATGAAATAAAATCAAAAGATATAAGAATCGGAGATACTGTTGTAGTTATACGTTCCGGCGATGTTATACCGAAGATTACAAGAGTAGTATTAGAAAAGCGTCCTGAAGACAGCAAACCTTTTGAGTTTCCTAAAAAATGTCCTGTATGCGGTGGTGATACTGCTGTAACTGACGGCGATGTAATAGTAAGATGTATCAATGAAGAGTGTCCAAGTAAGATAACAAGATATATAGAGTATTTCGTTTCAAAGCCTGCTATGAATATGGAGCGAATAGGCAAAGAATGGATTGCTGTATTTACAAAAAGCGGACTTGTAAAAACTCCAGCAGATCTTTACAAAATAACAAGAGATGATTTATTTAAGTTTGAAAGAATGGGAGATAAATTAGCAAGCTACATGCTCGAATCCATTGAAAATAGTAAAAACACTACCTTAAAAAGATTTATATATGCATTGGGTATTCGTCAGGTTGGTGAAACTACTGCGGACTTACTTGCTAAATATTTTACTTCTATAGAGAATTTCAAAAAAGCTGCTATTGAAGACTTACAAAATATAGAAGGTATAGGCGAAATAAGTGCTAAAAGTATTTACGACTTCCTTCATAATGAAAGAACATTAAAGTTAATAGATGATTTACTTGCAGCAGGAGTTAATCCAGTATTTGAAAAAGTAGTAACAGTGGAATCGCCTCTTACCGGAAAGAATGTTGTAATAACAGGCTCAATAGAAGGTTTTACAAGAACTTCGGCAAAAGAGGCGGCTGAAAGATTGGGAGCTGCTGTTCAGTCGGCAGTATCAAAAAATACTGATATTTTAATAGTAGGTGAGAAAGCTGGAAGCAAACTAAAAAAAGCTCAGGATTTAGGTATAGCAATAATGGAAGCCGATGAGTTTATAAAGCTTGCTAATAGCTAA